A genomic stretch from Arachis stenosperma cultivar V10309 chromosome 3, arast.V10309.gnm1.PFL2, whole genome shotgun sequence includes:
- the LOC130966099 gene encoding disease resistance protein RUN1-like isoform X2 → MECRSIQSMSSSSTRPKYDVFVSFRGEDVRNTFADHLFAAFRRNGILAFRDDRNLLQGQHISTELVQAIEGSQVLIVIFSKNYATSSWCLQELAKMLDCSNLITEPNLLPIFYDVSPSEVRKQTGNYGKALAEHEERFKDNSKMVQQWRESLLQVANLSGWDIQNKQENGEIEKIVKRVRSKLGCNLSSVDGLVGMQSRVEELENLIDFNSDNEVRVVGVCGMGGIGKSTLARVVYGRNLHKFGAHCFVDDISKVFRDAGGLSSLQKQLVCQITNGEIQDIYNHYEAKSLIKTMLRCQKALIVLDNAEEVEQLENLGVTRDCLFPGSRIVVTSRDQHVLNSFGLDQTYKVQLLNEDEAHQLFCEKAFDDNIIMSCDEISREYKKLTDLALKYAQGLPLAIKVLGSYLRGRDISVWRSALDRLKDNPKKEIADVLQLSFDGLEPLEKEIFLDIACFFNHKDKWFVEDMWYCRGRHPKIGISVLIDKSLITIDEGQIRMHDLLQELGMRIVRQSAPNEPWKWSRIWCKEDFQCIMFGNTVIDDVKAVQLMGPYEERITTLRAETLSRMRRLEFLKIRMLSKLLKLVLQRSNMKQLWDGTMCLDNLKELDLSDSENLVKPPNLSQAPNLERLFLRGCRKLKHIHPSTGDLRKLVELDLSDCTSLMSFPITVFGISSLKEVDLRGCSRLFGGKELENGSESSIQCQSTVWSTFKRLKLRLPFHFFNYSKSRYNHVFHLWRLSLARLSCVYYLNLSYCNLHTIPEAISSLHYLQILYFKGNNIVRVPDFINKLPRLRVLVLDNCKRLMYVDEFPLPLPYPAAERTKLVNIRQLSMLNCPKIVEKERLSGMGSSWMREYIKVHNESTESLGIVIPGSGVPIPRWFKDQNKGADNSIMWIESFPNANDNNWIGIALCTEIVVQLDRIISINLYFYDQTGIGNRVYYADCLEMEEVRGELVQLCLFYFSRQLLIQDGKQHDLDGSRFEFKVDYQSYVDNERLEVKKWGMRVVLKQDLE, encoded by the exons ATGGAGTGCAGGAGCATCCAAAGCATGTCATCAAGCAGCACAAGACCCAAATATGACGTGTTTGTGAGCTTCAGAGGTGAGGACGTACGCAACACCTTTGCTGATCATCTCTTTGCCGCTTTCCGTAGAAACGGAATACTTGCATTCAGGGACGATAGGAATCTGTTGCAAGGACAGCACATCTCCACTGAGCTGGTGCAAGCAATTGAAGGATCTCAGGTTCTCATTGTCATCTTCTCCAAGAACTATGCTACCTCTTCATGGTGCTTGCAGGAACTCGCTAAGATGCTTGATTGCAGCAATTTGATAACAGAACCAAATCTGTTGCCTATTTTCTACGATGTGAGTCCGTCTGAGGTGCGTAAACAGACCGGAAACTATGGGAAAGCGTTGGCTGAGCATGAAGAAAGATTCAAAGATAACTCAAAGATGGTGCAACAATGGAGGGAATCTCTGCTGCAAGTCGCCAATCTCTCTGGTTGGGATATACAAAATAA GCAGGAGAATGGAGAGATTGAAAAAATTGTTAAAAGGGTGAGAAGCAAACTAGGTTGCAATTTGTCAAGTGTGGATGGGTTGGTTGGGATGCAATCTCGTGTGGAAGAATTGGAAAACCTGATTGATTTCAACTCCGATAATGAAGTTCGGGTTGTAGGCGTTTGTGGCATGGGTGGGATAGGAAAGTCAACACTTGCTAGGGTCGTGTATGGTAGAAACCTTCATAAATTTGGTGCTCATTGTTTTGTTGATGATATAAGCAAAGTTTTTCGTGATGCGGGTGGTCTATCTTCTCTACAAAAGCAACTTGTTTGTCAAATTACAAATGGAGAGATCCAAGATATATACAATCATTACGAAGCTAAGAGTTTGATAAAAACTATGCTACGCTGTCAAAAGGCTCTGATTGTTCTAGATAATGCCGAAGAAGTTGAACAGTTAGAGAACCTTGGCGTGACTCGTGATTGTCTATTCCCAGGAAGCAGAATTGTAGTAACTTCTAGAGATCAACATGTCTTGAACTCTTTTGGGCTAGATCAAACATACAAAGTTCAACTCTTGAATGAGGATgaagctcatcaattgtttTGTGAAAAAGCTTTTGATGATAATATAATTATGAGTTGTGACGAGATTAGCAGAGAGTACAAAAAGTTGACGGATCTTGCACTTAAATATGCTCAAGGCCTTCCCTTGGCAATTAAAGTTTTGGGGTCATATCTACGCGGTCGAGATATCTCTGTATGGAGAAGTGCCTTGGATAGACTGAAAGATAATCCAAAGAAGGAAATCGCAGATGTGCTTCAACTTAGTTTTGATGGATTAGAACCCCTCGAAAAGGAAATATTTTTGGACATTGCTTGTTTCTTTAACCACAAAGACAAATGGTTTGTAGAAGACATGTGGTACTGCCGTGGTCGTCATCCAAAGATTGGAATAAGTGTACTCATCGATAAATCATTAATAACAATTGATGAAGGCCAAATTAGAATGCATGACCTGTTGCAAGAGTTAGGCATGAGAATAGTTCGGCAAAGTGCTCCAAATGAGCCATGGAAGTGGAGTAGGATATGGTGCAAAGAGGATTTTCAATGTATTATGTTTGGAAATACG GTAATTGATGATGTTAAGGCCGTGCAATTGATGGGACCATATGAAGAAAGAATTACGACATTAAGAGCAGAAACATTATCAAGAATGAGACGACTTGAATTTCTCAAAATAAGAATG CTATCCAAGCTTTTGAAATTAGTCTTGCAAAGGAGCAACATGAAGCAACTATGGGATGGCACAATG TGTCTGGAcaatttgaaggaattggatCTCTCTGACTCCGAAAATCTTGTGAAGCCTCCAAACCTTAGCCAGGCTCCAAATCTTGAGCGGCTGTTCCTTAGAGGATGTAGAAAGCTTAAGCACATACATCCATCAACTGGAGACCTAAGAAAACTTGTTGAGTTAGATTTGAGTGACTGCACAAGTTTAATGAGTTTTCCCATCACTGTATTCGGTATATCTTCACTAAAAGAGGTTGATCTGAGGGGGTGCTCAAGATTATTTGGTGGGAAAGAGTTAGAAAATGGAAGTGAGAGTAGTATCCAATGCCAATCGACAGTATGGTCCACTTTTAAAAGGCTTAAGCTTAGGTTACCATTCCATTTCTTCAATTATTCTAAAAGTAGATACAACCATGTGTTCCATCTGTGGAGGCTTTCTCTGGCTCGCTTAAGCTGCGTGTATTATCTTAACCTAAGTTATTGTAATCTGCATACTATCCCTGAGGCCATATCATCCTTACATTATTTACAGATCTTATATTTCAAGGGAAACAATATAGTTAGAGTACCTGATTTCATAAACAAGCTTCCCAGACTGAGAGTGTTGGTGTTAGATAACTGCAAACGGCTAATGTATGTAGATGAGTTCCCATTACCATTACCCTATCCAGCGGCAGAGCGAACAAAACTTGTGAACATCAGACAATTGAGTATGTTGAACTGCCCGAAAATAGTAGAGAAGGAAAGGTTGAGTGGAATGGGTAGTTCATGGATGAGAGAGTACATTAAG GTACACAATGAATCCACTGAAAGCCTTGGTATTGTAATACCAGGGAGTGGAGTTCCAATTCCAAGGTGGTTTAAGGATCAGAATAAGGGGGCGGATAATTCAATAATGTGGATAGAATCATTTCCGAATGCCAATGACAACAATTGGATTGGCATTGCCCTTTGTACCGAGATTGTTGTCCAATTGGATAGAATCATTTCCATTAACCTCTACTTTTACGACCAAACAGGAATAGGCAACCGAGTGTACTATGCTGATTGCCTTGAAATGGAGGAGGTGAGGGGCGAATTGGTTCAGCTCTGCCTATTCTATTTTTCTCGCCAACTACTCATTCAGGATGGAAAGCAGCATGATCTTGATGGATCCCGCTTTGAATTCAAAGTAGATTACCAAAGCTATGTCGATAATGAGCGTTTGGAAGTGAAGAAGTGGGGAATGCGTGTGGTACTGAAACAGGATTTGGAGTAA
- the LOC130966099 gene encoding disease resistance protein RUN1-like isoform X1, whose amino-acid sequence MECRSIQSMSSSSTRPKYDVFVSFRGEDVRNTFADHLFAAFRRNGILAFRDDRNLLQGQHISTELVQAIEGSQVLIVIFSKNYATSSWCLQELAKMLDCSNLITEPNLLPIFYDVSPSEVRKQTGNYGKALAEHEERFKDNSKMVQQWRESLLQVANLSGWDIQNKQENGEIEKIVKRVRSKLGCNLSSVDGLVGMQSRVEELENLIDFNSDNEVRVVGVCGMGGIGKSTLARVVYGRNLHKFGAHCFVDDISKVFRDAGGLSSLQKQLVCQITNGEIQDIYNHYEAKSLIKTMLRCQKALIVLDNAEEVEQLENLGVTRDCLFPGSRIVVTSRDQHVLNSFGLDQTYKVQLLNEDEAHQLFCEKAFDDNIIMSCDEISREYKKLTDLALKYAQGLPLAIKVLGSYLRGRDISVWRSALDRLKDNPKKEIADVLQLSFDGLEPLEKEIFLDIACFFNHKDKWFVEDMWYCRGRHPKIGISVLIDKSLITIDEGQIRMHDLLQELGMRIVRQSAPNEPWKWSRIWCKEDFQCIMFGNTVIDDVKAVQLMGPYEERITTLRAETLSRMRRLEFLKIRMVGFSGSISSISSELRYLEWHNYPFTYFPSCCKLSKLLKLVLQRSNMKQLWDGTMCLDNLKELDLSDSENLVKPPNLSQAPNLERLFLRGCRKLKHIHPSTGDLRKLVELDLSDCTSLMSFPITVFGISSLKEVDLRGCSRLFGGKELENGSESSIQCQSTVWSTFKRLKLRLPFHFFNYSKSRYNHVFHLWRLSLARLSCVYYLNLSYCNLHTIPEAISSLHYLQILYFKGNNIVRVPDFINKLPRLRVLVLDNCKRLMYVDEFPLPLPYPAAERTKLVNIRQLSMLNCPKIVEKERLSGMGSSWMREYIKVHNESTESLGIVIPGSGVPIPRWFKDQNKGADNSIMWIESFPNANDNNWIGIALCTEIVVQLDRIISINLYFYDQTGIGNRVYYADCLEMEEVRGELVQLCLFYFSRQLLIQDGKQHDLDGSRFEFKVDYQSYVDNERLEVKKWGMRVVLKQDLE is encoded by the exons ATGGAGTGCAGGAGCATCCAAAGCATGTCATCAAGCAGCACAAGACCCAAATATGACGTGTTTGTGAGCTTCAGAGGTGAGGACGTACGCAACACCTTTGCTGATCATCTCTTTGCCGCTTTCCGTAGAAACGGAATACTTGCATTCAGGGACGATAGGAATCTGTTGCAAGGACAGCACATCTCCACTGAGCTGGTGCAAGCAATTGAAGGATCTCAGGTTCTCATTGTCATCTTCTCCAAGAACTATGCTACCTCTTCATGGTGCTTGCAGGAACTCGCTAAGATGCTTGATTGCAGCAATTTGATAACAGAACCAAATCTGTTGCCTATTTTCTACGATGTGAGTCCGTCTGAGGTGCGTAAACAGACCGGAAACTATGGGAAAGCGTTGGCTGAGCATGAAGAAAGATTCAAAGATAACTCAAAGATGGTGCAACAATGGAGGGAATCTCTGCTGCAAGTCGCCAATCTCTCTGGTTGGGATATACAAAATAA GCAGGAGAATGGAGAGATTGAAAAAATTGTTAAAAGGGTGAGAAGCAAACTAGGTTGCAATTTGTCAAGTGTGGATGGGTTGGTTGGGATGCAATCTCGTGTGGAAGAATTGGAAAACCTGATTGATTTCAACTCCGATAATGAAGTTCGGGTTGTAGGCGTTTGTGGCATGGGTGGGATAGGAAAGTCAACACTTGCTAGGGTCGTGTATGGTAGAAACCTTCATAAATTTGGTGCTCATTGTTTTGTTGATGATATAAGCAAAGTTTTTCGTGATGCGGGTGGTCTATCTTCTCTACAAAAGCAACTTGTTTGTCAAATTACAAATGGAGAGATCCAAGATATATACAATCATTACGAAGCTAAGAGTTTGATAAAAACTATGCTACGCTGTCAAAAGGCTCTGATTGTTCTAGATAATGCCGAAGAAGTTGAACAGTTAGAGAACCTTGGCGTGACTCGTGATTGTCTATTCCCAGGAAGCAGAATTGTAGTAACTTCTAGAGATCAACATGTCTTGAACTCTTTTGGGCTAGATCAAACATACAAAGTTCAACTCTTGAATGAGGATgaagctcatcaattgtttTGTGAAAAAGCTTTTGATGATAATATAATTATGAGTTGTGACGAGATTAGCAGAGAGTACAAAAAGTTGACGGATCTTGCACTTAAATATGCTCAAGGCCTTCCCTTGGCAATTAAAGTTTTGGGGTCATATCTACGCGGTCGAGATATCTCTGTATGGAGAAGTGCCTTGGATAGACTGAAAGATAATCCAAAGAAGGAAATCGCAGATGTGCTTCAACTTAGTTTTGATGGATTAGAACCCCTCGAAAAGGAAATATTTTTGGACATTGCTTGTTTCTTTAACCACAAAGACAAATGGTTTGTAGAAGACATGTGGTACTGCCGTGGTCGTCATCCAAAGATTGGAATAAGTGTACTCATCGATAAATCATTAATAACAATTGATGAAGGCCAAATTAGAATGCATGACCTGTTGCAAGAGTTAGGCATGAGAATAGTTCGGCAAAGTGCTCCAAATGAGCCATGGAAGTGGAGTAGGATATGGTGCAAAGAGGATTTTCAATGTATTATGTTTGGAAATACG GTAATTGATGATGTTAAGGCCGTGCAATTGATGGGACCATATGAAGAAAGAATTACGACATTAAGAGCAGAAACATTATCAAGAATGAGACGACTTGAATTTCTCAAAATAAGAATGGTTGGTTTTTCTGGAAGTATTAGTAGCATTTCTAGCGAACTGCGATATCTTGAGTGGCATAATTATCCGTTTACGTATTTTCCATCGTGTTGTAAGCTATCCAAGCTTTTGAAATTAGTCTTGCAAAGGAGCAACATGAAGCAACTATGGGATGGCACAATG TGTCTGGAcaatttgaaggaattggatCTCTCTGACTCCGAAAATCTTGTGAAGCCTCCAAACCTTAGCCAGGCTCCAAATCTTGAGCGGCTGTTCCTTAGAGGATGTAGAAAGCTTAAGCACATACATCCATCAACTGGAGACCTAAGAAAACTTGTTGAGTTAGATTTGAGTGACTGCACAAGTTTAATGAGTTTTCCCATCACTGTATTCGGTATATCTTCACTAAAAGAGGTTGATCTGAGGGGGTGCTCAAGATTATTTGGTGGGAAAGAGTTAGAAAATGGAAGTGAGAGTAGTATCCAATGCCAATCGACAGTATGGTCCACTTTTAAAAGGCTTAAGCTTAGGTTACCATTCCATTTCTTCAATTATTCTAAAAGTAGATACAACCATGTGTTCCATCTGTGGAGGCTTTCTCTGGCTCGCTTAAGCTGCGTGTATTATCTTAACCTAAGTTATTGTAATCTGCATACTATCCCTGAGGCCATATCATCCTTACATTATTTACAGATCTTATATTTCAAGGGAAACAATATAGTTAGAGTACCTGATTTCATAAACAAGCTTCCCAGACTGAGAGTGTTGGTGTTAGATAACTGCAAACGGCTAATGTATGTAGATGAGTTCCCATTACCATTACCCTATCCAGCGGCAGAGCGAACAAAACTTGTGAACATCAGACAATTGAGTATGTTGAACTGCCCGAAAATAGTAGAGAAGGAAAGGTTGAGTGGAATGGGTAGTTCATGGATGAGAGAGTACATTAAG GTACACAATGAATCCACTGAAAGCCTTGGTATTGTAATACCAGGGAGTGGAGTTCCAATTCCAAGGTGGTTTAAGGATCAGAATAAGGGGGCGGATAATTCAATAATGTGGATAGAATCATTTCCGAATGCCAATGACAACAATTGGATTGGCATTGCCCTTTGTACCGAGATTGTTGTCCAATTGGATAGAATCATTTCCATTAACCTCTACTTTTACGACCAAACAGGAATAGGCAACCGAGTGTACTATGCTGATTGCCTTGAAATGGAGGAGGTGAGGGGCGAATTGGTTCAGCTCTGCCTATTCTATTTTTCTCGCCAACTACTCATTCAGGATGGAAAGCAGCATGATCTTGATGGATCCCGCTTTGAATTCAAAGTAGATTACCAAAGCTATGTCGATAATGAGCGTTTGGAAGTGAAGAAGTGGGGAATGCGTGTGGTACTGAAACAGGATTTGGAGTAA